A part of Drosophila bipectinata strain 14024-0381.07 chromosome 3L, DbipHiC1v2, whole genome shotgun sequence genomic DNA contains:
- the LOC108124207 gene encoding cyclic GMP-AMP synthase-like protein — MKSCIKSHDKLALNRGSPTFYRRCFAIIMSFTKNLYTILEKFNLSDNDRRAYTDDAVEIQNCVIEKLKSADATFCQIFDGLSLFGSYLDRVKLVTPDEFDLLMKLKLPFPITPVKCGDGFVSLNGNIRSCLFAGPDGFVRRNILQKWLRGVFKKVFSKPLHFRAISGQVYTVNSSTTASLPGCAHNIEAVSAGRTISFDMVPAFEFSWPQWPFDETPVPPEIREYWPWFAIPQKMPKSKSKLSFMTCAPHWEREMMRNSHNFRNVLRLMKGLRDGSADGMPHLSSYMLKTVMLHRLKNVDWKKDLGLLLLEMWCHLLDHLRCGRLEFFLASRHNILSHLKSGDANQCRDTALALMVKLKNAKDSASYTDLANCFKI, encoded by the exons ATGAAAAGCTGCATTAAAAGTCATGACAAATTGGCATTAAATAGGGGAAGCCCCAcattttaccgacgttgtttcgCTATAATCATGAGCTTCACAAAGAATCTATATACGATTTTGGAGAAATTCAACTTATCCGACAATGATCGTAGAGCTTACACTGATGACGCTGTAGAAATTCAGAACTGTGTCATTGAAAAACTGAAAAGCGCCGATGCTactttttgccaaattttcgATGGTCTCAGTTTGTTTG GAAGCTACCTGGATCGGGTCAAACTGGTAACTCCCGACGAATTTGACCTACTcatgaaactgaaactgccATTCCCAATTACTCCGGTGAAGTGTGGTGATGGGTTCGTCTCTCTAAATGGGAACATTAGGAGCTGCCTTTTTGCTGGGCCGGATGGATTTGTTCGACGCAACATACTCCAAAAATGGTTACGCGGTGTGTTCAAAAAAGTATTCTCGAAACCTCTGCACTTTAGGGCCATTAGTGGTCAAGTCTATACAGTGAATTCATCCACAACAGCGTCCCTTCCAGGGTGTGCCCACAACATTGAGGCTGTGAGCGCAGGTCGCACGATCTCCTTTGATATGGTGCCGGCCTTCGAGTTCTCCTGGCCACAATGGCCATTTGACGAAACTCCGGTCCCCCCGGAGATACGCGAGTATTGGCCCTGGTTCGCTATTCCGCAGAAAATGCCGAAATCGAAGAGCAAACTTTCATTCATGACTTGTGCCCCCCACTGGGAGCGCGAAATGATGAGGAATTCGCATAACTTCAGGAACGTGCTGCGTCTGATGAAGGGACTGCGGGACGGCAGCGCCGATGGGATGCCTCATCTTTCCAGCTATATGCTCAAAACCGTTATGCTGCACAGACTTAAAAATGTTGATTGGAAAAAGGATTTGGGCTTACTTCTACTAGAGATGTGGTGCCATTTGTTGGATCATCTTCGTTGTGGCAGACTCGAATTCTTCTTGGCCAGTAGACACAATATTTTGAGTCACTTGAAGTCCGGAGATGCAAACCAATGTAGAGACACTGCCTTGGCGCTTATGGTTAAGCTAAAGAATGCTAAGGACAGTGCCAGCTATACGGACTTGGctaattgttttaaaatataa
- the Sbp2 gene encoding selenocysteine insertion sequence-binding protein 2, whose protein sequence is MMARQSEKIAIIDHKTYENIHNKDNASSSKRSPTSSKYRKKHRNAEKPTLLDFVIKPRQPQKQTKARKLRGPHLTIAKRSLLRTKPKRKGKVRLNPKKKVTKLKKSIWCYRASKKETPAEETEGISNETREYGQSEQDSKDLMENQLQNLSLKDKDTMGITPQIQAVHSIHSRRFRSYCDNCTRPRLKDLTIQLLKELDRFQKRAFAKNEVKARAHPRLVLGFNEALAKLRIKKVKLLLLATDCEKCPGENGIDELIEGLKFQCQQHNVPYCFSLLRREFSYALQKRAQIACAAVLDYDGANTVFADILNELEDARKEYKRLTAL, encoded by the exons ATGATGGCTCGCCAATCTGAAAAGATAGCCATTATCGATCATAAAACCTACGAGAACATCCATAACAAGGACAATGCTTCATCAAGCAAGAGGAGTCCCACCAGCTCAAAGTACAGGAAAAAGCACAGGAATGCAGAGAAGCCGACACTCCTGGATTTTGTGATCAAACCTCGTCagccacaaaaacaaacaaaggcGAGGAAACTCAGAGGGCCACATTTGACGATTGCCAAGAGAAGCCTCCTTCGAACCAAGCCCAAGCGCAAGGGAAAGGTGCGCctgaatccaaaaaaaaaggttaccAAGTTGAAGAAGTCTATTTGGTGTTATCGCGCCTCGAAAAAGGAAACGCCAGCTGAGGAAACCGAGGGAATATCGAATGAGACTCGAGAGTATGGACAGTCAGAACAAGACTCTAAAGACCTAATGGAGAACCAATTACAAAACCTCTCTTTAAAAGATAAGGATACTATGGGAATTACTCCACAAATCCAAGCCGTGCATTCCATACATTCCCGACGCTTCAGAAG CTATTGTGATAACTGCACTCGGCCTCGGCTTAAGGATCTGACTATTCAGTTGCTCAAGGAACTAGATCGTTTTCAAAAACGCGCATTTGCAAAAAATGAAGTAAAGGCGCGTGCCCATCCTAGGCTGGTGCTGGGTTTCAATGAAGCACTAGCAAAGCTGAGGATAAAAAAAGTGAAGTTGTTACTCCTGGCAACTGATTGTGAGAAGTGTCCTGGGGAAA ATGGCATAGATGAGTTAATAGAGGGTCTAAAATTCCAATGCCAGCAGCACAACGTCCCCTACTGTTTCTCGTTGTTGAGACGGGAGTTTTCATATGCCCTTCAGAAGAGGGCCCAGATCGCCTGTGCGGCTGTCCTTGATTACGATGGGGCCAATACCGTCTTCGCTGATATCCTAAATGAATTGGAGGACGCCCGTAAGGAATACAAACGACTGACTGCGTTGTGA
- the Gr66a gene encoding gustatory receptor for bitter taste 66a yields the protein MPPSEPEVQPLLQEFQQLFFISKIVGILPQDLEKFRSRNVLEKSRSGMVYMMATLVVYVLFYNLLIYSFGEEDRSLKATQSTLTFVIGLFLTYIGLIMMGTDQLTALRNQGKLGELYERIRLADERLFKERCVLDNSCIGHRIRVMLIMTVLFELSILVATYIKLVDYTQWMSVLWVMSAVPTFINTLDKIWFAVSLYALKERFEAINATLEELVMAHEKFKIWLRGESNNTPSLDSSQPPQYDSNLEYLYKELGGLDLGSVGKGSGIGSGKNKVAPVAHSMNSFGESIETASDKYPRNHMASNMVHESELANVSKVEEKLNNLCQVHDEICEIGKAMNELWSYPILSLMAYGFLIFTAQLYFLYCATQTQPIPSLFRSAKNPFITVIVLSYTSGKCVYLIYLSWKTSLASKRTGISLHKCGVVADDNLLYEIVNHLSLKLLNHSVDFSACGFFTLDMETLYGVSGGITSYLIILIQFNLAAQQAKEAIQTFSSLNDTAVLVGSVTEMDNGSSTLHDLVSTTMLTPTTG from the exons ATGCCACCATCGGAGCCGGAAGTTCAACCCTTGTTGCAAGAGTTCCAGcagttgttttttatttcaaagatcGTCGGTATCCTGCCGCAGGACTTGGAGAAGTTTCGCTCACGAAATGTACTGGAGAAGTCCCGAAGTGGAATGGTCTATATGATGGCCACTTTAGTGGTCTATGTGCTGTTCTACAACCTATTGATTTACTCCTTCGGGGAGGAGGACCGCTCGCTCAAGGCCACACAAA GCACCTTGACCTTTGTGATTGGCTTGTTTCTAACCTACATTGGCTTGATAATGATGGGCACCGACCAGTTGACGGCTCTCCGAAATCAGGGAAAACTGGGCGAGCTGTACGAGCGCATCCGGCTGGCGGACGAACGGCTGTTCAAGGAGAGGTGTGTGCTGGACAATAGCTGCATTGGCCACCGCATCCGGGTTATGCTGATCATGACGGTTCTCTTTGAACTATCCATTTTGGTGGCCACTTACATCAAGCTTGTGGACTACACCCAGTGGATGTCCGTGCTTTGGGTGATGTCGGCCGTTCCCACTTTTATCAATACTTTGGATAAGATCTGGTTTGCTGTTTCATTATATGCCCTTAAGGAGCGCTTTGAAGCAATCAATGCCACACTCGAAGAATTGGTGATGGCTCACGAAAAGTTCAAAATCTGGCTAAGAGGAGAATCGAATAACACTCCGTCCTTGGATAGCTCGCAGCCACCACAGTATGACAGCAATTTGGAGTATCTGTACAAGGAACTCGGCGGCTTGGACTTGGGCTCCGTGGGGAAGGGTTCTGGGATTGGATCTGGTAAAAACAAGGTGGCACCCGTGGCCCATTCCATGAACTCCTTTGGGGAGTCTATCGAGACAGCCTCGGACAAATACCCAAGAAACCATATGGCATCCAACATGGTTCACGAAAGTGAGTTGGCAAACGTTTCGAAGGTGGAGGAAAAGCTGAACAACCTATGCCAGGTGCACGATGAGATCTGCGAAATAGGCAAGGCCATGAATGAGCTATGGAGCTATCCCATCCTATCCCTGATGGCCTACGGGTTTCTTATCTTTACGGCGCAACTATATTTCCTTTACTGCGCTACCCAAACTCAACCGATTCCTTCGCTATTTCGCTCGGCCAAGAATCCTTTCATTACAGTGATCGTGTTGAGTTATACGTCCGGAAAGTGTGTTTATCTTATATATTTAAGTTGGAAAACCTCGCTGGCCTCGAAACGGACTGGAATCAGCTTGCACAAATGCGGCGTAGTGGCTGATGATAATCTTCTTTATGAAATCGTAAACCATCTTTCACTAAAGTTGCTAAATCATTCGGTGGACTTCTCAGCATGCGGCTTTTTTACCCTTGATATGGAGACCCTTTATGGTGTTAGTGGCGGAATCACCAGCTACTTAATTATACTGATTCAGTTTAATTTGGCAGCACAGCAGGCTAAGGAGGCCATCCAGACGTTCAGCTCACTGAACGACACCGCTGTTTTGGTGGGCTCAGTCACGGAAATGGATAATGGTAGCTCAACGCTGCACGATCTGGTCTCCACCACCATGCTCACACCTACGACTGGATAG
- the BI-1 gene encoding bax inhibitor 1, with product MAETAQNLQDRFNTFMNGLGDRYEPYVREHLSKVYMVLASTAAATAVGALLQMRELLDLGVLAAVATLILVLGLHFYKDDGKNYTTRLSMLYAFGFCSGQTLGPLLGYICSINPAIILTALTGTFVTFITLSLAALLAEQGKYLYLGGMLVSVINTMALLSLFNMIFKSYFVQVTQLYVGVFVMAAFIVYDTQNIVMKCRNGNRDVVQHALDLFFDVLSMFRRLLIILTQKEERKQSERRKRN from the exons ATGGCAGAGACGGCCCAAAACCTTCAGGATCGATTCAATACCTTTATGAATGGGCTAGGCGACCGCTA TGAGCCCTATGTGCGGGAGCACCTGTCCAAGGTGTACATGGTCCTCGCTAGCACTGCTGCTGCCACGGCTGTGGGAGCCTTACTCCAGATGCGCGAACTGCTCGATCTGGGCGTGCTGGCGGCAGTGGCCACCCTAATCCTGGTCTTGGGTCTACACTTCTACAAGGATGATGGCAAAAACTATACCACACGCCTAAGCATGCTTTATGCCTTTGGGTTCTGCTCCGGCCAGACCCTGGGTCCGCTCCTCGGCTATATTTGCAGCATTAACCCGGCCATCATACTCACGGCCCTCACAGGCACATTCGTTACCTTCATAACGCTCTCCCTCGCTGCCCTTCTGGCTGAGCAGGGCAAGTACCTCTACTTGGGCGGGATGCTGGTCAGCGTTATAAACACCATGGCCCTTTTGAGTCTCTTCAACATGATCTTCAAGTCGTACTTTGTGCAAGTG ACTCAACTCTATGTGGGAGTTTTCGTGATGGCCGCCTTTATTGTTTACGACACCCAAAACATTGTGATGAAGTGCCGAAATGGAAATCGCGATGTTGTCCAGCACGCCCTTGACCTTTTCTTCGACGTTCTCAGCATGTTCCGTCGTTTGCTGATTATCCTGACTCAAAAG GAGGAGCGGAAACAGTCCGAACGTCGCAAGAGGAACTAA
- the Cpsf6 gene encoding cleavage and polyadenylation specificity factor subunit 6 isoform X1 has product MADVVLDLYAEDLDKDFAGQAQDEFGGDGVDLYDDIGGPTEAAAAGGGGGGTPSTDGAAGPGAGESAAGGTGGPNGVYHQTGGNLTPTMNRRYQLYVGNLTWWTTDQDIANALRDIGVNDLQEVKFFENRANGQSKGFSVISLGSESSLRSVLDQLPKVEMHGQAPVVTYPSKQALTQFESLQKTRPVPPPQQNGPPRGPAPPNMSGGPMASHPGGPQGGGPPGHPPRNMQPIMQPGQYRPQHMSQVPQVGGPNSGPPRMQPPMHPQGGLMGNQQPPPRYPSAQGQWPGQRPGGPRPGPPNGPPQRPMFQGAPMGMPVRGPPGPDWRRPPMHGGFPPQGPPRGLPPAPGPGGPHGAPAPHVNPAFFNQPGGPAQHPGMGGPPHGAPGPQPGMAMPPQQGMNMPPQHGPPPQFAQHGPRGPWPPQQGKPPGPFPDPQQMGPQLTEVEFEEVMSRNRTVSSSAIARAVSDAAAGEYSSAIETLVTAISLIKQSKVAHDERCKILISSLQDTLHGIEAKSYNRRERSRSRERSHRSRQRRERSTSRYRERSRDRERERERERERDGGYRERSRSRERERQAQDHYRDDSRSARPRKSPEPVVAEGAEPPSSKRYYEDRERYRSSDRERRDRDRDRERERERDRDRREEHRSRH; this is encoded by the exons GGGAGAATCGGCTGCAGGCGGAACAGGCGGTCCTAATGGAGTGTACCACCAGACCGGCGGTAACCTCACTCCGACCATGAACCGCCGCTACCAGTTATACGTGGGAAACCTCACCTGGTGGACCACAGATCAGGATATAGCGAATGCTCTGCGCGACATCGGCGTTAATGACCTACAGGAGGTGAAGTTCTTCGAGAACCGGGCCAATGGCCAATCAAAGGGATTCAGTGTCATCTCGCTAGGATCGGAGTCCAGTCTTCGCTCGGTTTTGGACCAACTGCCCAAGGTGGAGATGCACGGCCAGGCGCCAGTGGTCACGTATCCCAGCAAGCAGGCGTTAACCCAGTTCGAGAGTCTGCAAAAGACGCGCCCCGTGCCGCCGCCGCAGCAGAATGGACCGCCCAGGGGTCCCGCTCCACCCAACATGAGCGGTGGCCCCATGGCCTCGCATCCGGGAGGACCTCAGGGCGGTGGGCCGCCGGGACATCCGCCAAGGAACATGCAACCCATCATGCAGCCGGGCCAGTACCGGCCCCAGCACATGTCGCAAGTGCCCCAGGTGGGTGGTCCCAATTCGGGGCCGCCGCGCATGCAG CCGCCGATGCATCCGCAAGGCGGGCTTATGGGCAACCAACAGCCACCCCCTCGGTATCCGTCAGCACAAGGCCAATGGCCGGGTCAGAGGCCAGGTGGACCGCGACCCGGTCCGCCCAACGGACCGCCGCAGCGCCCAATG TTCCAAGGAGCACCCATGGGTATGCCGGTTAGGGGTCCACCGGGACCCGACTGGCGCCGTCCACCCATGCACGGCGGTTTCCCGCCGCAGGGTCCACCACGAGGTCTTCCACCAGCACCTGGTCCCGGAGGACCGCACGGTGCACCTGCCCCGCACGTTAATCCGGCCTTCTTCAACCAACCTGGCGGACCCGCTCAGCATCCGGGTATGGGCGGACCGCCTCATGGCGCACCCGGCCCGCAACCCGGTATGGCCATGCCTCCCCAACAAGGCATGAACATGCCGCCGCAGCACGGGCCACCACCGCAGTTTGCCCAGCATGGACCTCGTGGTCCGTGGCCACCACAGCAGGGCAAGCCTCCGGGCCCCTTTCCCGATCCGCAGCAAATGGGTCCCCAGCTAACCGAGGTGGAGTTTGAGGAGGTGATGAGTAGAAATCGCACAGTCAGCAGTTCGGCGATTGCCAG AGCTGTTTCCGACGCGGCCGCCGGCGAATATTCGAGCGCCATCGAGACCCTGGTCACGGCGATTTCGTTAATAAAACAGTCCAAGGTTGCACATGACGAGCGCTGCAAGATACTAATCAGCTCGCTCCAGGACACTCTGCACGGCATCGAAGCCAAGAGCTACAATAGGCGCGAAAGGTCGCGGTCAAGGGAGCGGTCGCATCGCAGCCGCCAGCGTCGAGAACGCTCCACCTCCCGGTACCGCGAACGGTCTCGCGACCGGGAGCGCGAACGTGAACGCGAGCGTGAGCGGGATGGCGG ATATCGGGAGCGTTCGCGCAGTAGAGAACGAGAGCGCCAGGCACAAGACCACTACAGGGATGACAG TCGCTCTGCACGTCCTCGAAAGTCGCCAGAGCCCGTAGTGGCCGAGGGCGCGGAGCCACCGTCATCAAAGCGCTATTATGAGGACCGTGAGCGCTATCGATCCTCGGACCGGGAACGGCGCGATCGTGATCGGGACCGTGAGCGCGAGCGTGAACGGGACCGGGATAGGCGTGAGGAGCACCGCTCCCGGCATTGA